A genomic region of Tsukamurella pulmonis contains the following coding sequences:
- a CDS encoding GNAT family N-acetyltransferase: MTDHRRRPPRHRAQPMAFRAGGETGAASMPTGVPLAERDFFVEEFRGITIVVALPVLTDEGLAAVQRTIDGFGPGDTRFVFVVPEPRRAATVDAVDGLSVTGAAEWNDEAVAELWLAVADSARVVLGVQEGAVARTAGTVSASVRAAKTVLTDPGGGWGAPPRSYADIDVHRDSLAAHLAERALDDYVPAAQEALAGGAYSVNLCRAEDLDVELLTFNGRGTVLTQGRYLHIEPLRVDDLPAVEALVEQGVQDGTLKPRSRFQIAAMAAGGIGARVLRTGHLAGIVGLDVDRYAGTGFGEVSGLMTVAEFSGLGAGGLLMDGLLAMCRERGVSQLFAVTVSAQAAEFFARRGFHEVTQRDVPAAKWDGYEPDRLDVARCFVRAVPL; this comes from the coding sequence GTGACGGATCACCGGCGTAGACCCCCGCGGCATCGCGCGCAGCCGATGGCGTTCCGGGCGGGCGGGGAGACGGGCGCCGCGTCCATGCCCACGGGAGTGCCGCTCGCCGAGCGCGACTTCTTCGTCGAGGAGTTCCGCGGGATCACCATCGTGGTGGCGCTGCCGGTCCTGACGGACGAGGGGCTGGCCGCGGTGCAGCGCACCATCGACGGGTTCGGACCGGGGGACACCCGCTTCGTCTTCGTGGTCCCCGAGCCCCGGAGGGCCGCCACGGTGGACGCCGTCGACGGCCTGTCCGTGACCGGCGCGGCGGAATGGAACGACGAGGCCGTCGCCGAACTGTGGCTCGCCGTCGCGGACTCCGCGCGGGTCGTCCTCGGCGTGCAGGAGGGCGCCGTCGCGCGCACCGCGGGCACGGTCTCCGCGAGCGTGCGCGCGGCGAAGACGGTGCTCACCGATCCCGGGGGCGGGTGGGGCGCGCCGCCGCGCAGCTACGCCGACATCGACGTGCACCGCGATTCCCTCGCGGCGCACCTGGCCGAGCGCGCCCTGGACGACTACGTTCCGGCTGCGCAGGAGGCCCTGGCCGGCGGCGCGTACAGCGTGAACCTCTGCCGTGCCGAGGATCTCGACGTCGAGCTGCTCACCTTCAACGGCCGCGGAACCGTGCTGACCCAGGGGCGTTACCTGCACATCGAACCGCTGCGCGTCGACGACCTCCCGGCGGTGGAGGCGCTGGTCGAGCAGGGCGTGCAGGACGGAACCCTCAAGCCGCGCAGCCGGTTCCAGATCGCCGCGATGGCGGCCGGGGGCATCGGCGCGCGCGTGCTCCGGACGGGGCACCTCGCGGGCATCGTCGGGCTGGACGTGGACCGCTACGCCGGAACGGGATTCGGTGAGGTCTCCGGGCTGATGACGGTCGCCGAGTTCTCCGGTCTCGGCGCCGGTGGTCTGCTCATGGACGGGCTGTTGGCGATGTGCCGGGAGCGCGGCGTCTCACAGCTCTTCGCGGTCACCGTCAGTGCGCAGGCGGCCGAGTTCTTCGCCCGCCGAGGGTTCCACGAGGTGACGCAGCGGGACGTCCCGGCCGCGAAATGGGACGGCTACGAGCCCGATCGGCTCGACGTGGCACGGTGTTTCGTGCGCGCGGTGCCGCTCTGA
- a CDS encoding pyridoxal phosphate-dependent aminotransferase: MRTVRRLQPFTSTIFAEISALAAEHDAVNLGQGFPDTDGPAGMLAAAKAAIDGGMNQYPPGDGLPELRRAVAAQVEREYGLRYDPDGEVLVTVGASEGIAAAVLGLVEPGQEVILIEPFYDSYAATVALAGAQRVVVPLVEDGGRYRLDPALLRAAVTERTAAIIVNSPHNPTGTVLDDEDLRAIAELCVERDLLCFTDEVYEYLLFDGRVHRPLAAFDGMRSRTVRISGAAKAFNVTGWKVGWITAPRELADACRAAKQWLTFTGAAPLQHAVAHALEHERSWLEKLSPALQEGRDLLTASLREAGFGVHPSEGTYFVVADARALGFDDAGTLCREMPARIGVAAVPVSALADDRARWGHLLRFAFAKREEVLVEGARRLGALRG; this comes from the coding sequence ATGCGCACCGTCCGACGCCTCCAGCCCTTCACGTCGACGATCTTCGCGGAGATCTCGGCGCTCGCCGCCGAGCACGACGCCGTCAACCTGGGCCAGGGCTTCCCGGACACGGACGGGCCCGCCGGGATGCTGGCCGCCGCGAAGGCCGCGATCGACGGCGGTATGAACCAGTACCCGCCCGGCGACGGCCTACCCGAGCTGCGGCGCGCCGTCGCGGCACAGGTCGAGCGCGAGTACGGCCTGCGCTACGACCCCGACGGGGAGGTGCTGGTCACCGTCGGCGCCTCCGAGGGGATCGCGGCCGCGGTGCTGGGCCTGGTCGAGCCCGGCCAGGAGGTCATCCTCATCGAGCCGTTCTACGACTCGTACGCCGCGACCGTCGCGCTGGCCGGGGCGCAGCGCGTCGTCGTGCCGCTGGTCGAGGACGGCGGGCGCTACCGGCTCGACCCGGCGCTGCTGCGCGCCGCGGTCACCGAGCGGACCGCGGCGATCATCGTCAACTCCCCGCACAACCCCACAGGCACCGTGCTCGACGACGAGGACCTGCGGGCCATCGCCGAGCTGTGCGTGGAGCGCGACCTGTTGTGCTTCACCGACGAGGTCTACGAGTACCTGCTCTTCGACGGCCGCGTGCACCGCCCGCTCGCCGCCTTCGACGGCATGCGCTCGCGCACGGTCCGGATCTCGGGCGCCGCCAAGGCCTTCAACGTCACGGGCTGGAAGGTCGGCTGGATCACCGCCCCGCGCGAGCTCGCCGACGCCTGCCGCGCCGCCAAGCAGTGGCTGACCTTCACCGGGGCGGCGCCGCTGCAGCACGCCGTCGCGCACGCGCTGGAGCACGAGCGGTCCTGGCTCGAGAAGCTCTCGCCCGCACTGCAGGAGGGCCGCGACCTGCTCACCGCGTCGCTGCGCGAGGCGGGCTTCGGCGTGCATCCCTCGGAGGGCACGTACTTCGTCGTGGCGGATGCCCGCGCCCTCGGCTTCGACGATGCCGGCACGCTCTGCCGGGAGATGCCGGCGCGGATCGGCGTGGCCGCGGTGCCGGTGAGCGCGTTGGCCGACGACCGGGCCCGCTGGGGCCACCTGCTGCGCTTCGCCTTCGCCAAGCGCGAGGAGGTCCTCGTCGAGGGGGCGCGGCGGCTCGGCGCGCTGCGCGGCTGA